In the genome of Candidatus Nanopelagicales bacterium, one region contains:
- the atpE gene encoding ATP synthase F0 subunit C, whose protein sequence is MSLLAEVTGSIGSIGYGLAAIGPGIGIGIIFGQGVQAIARQPEAYGVIRQNMLLGFALAEALALIGFVVPFVYGV, encoded by the coding sequence ATGTCGCTCCTCGCTGAGGTCACCGGCTCGATCGGTTCGATCGGCTACGGCCTCGCCGCCATCGGCCCCGGCATCGGCATCGGCATCATCTTCGGCCAGGGCGTGCAGGCCATCGCGCGGCAGCCGGAGGCCTACGGCGTGATCCGGCAGAACATGCTGCTGGGCTTCGCCCTCGCCGAGGCGCTCGCCCTGATCGGCTTCGTCGTCCCGTTCGTCTACGGCGTCTGA
- a CDS encoding F0F1 ATP synthase subunit epsilon, which produces MAELTVDVVSVDRNLWSGKAKNVVAKTPEGDIGILPGHEPVLALLVESPLRIESVEGTKVLIAVHGGFFSVDSDVVTILAETAELAEEIDIDRAKLALDRAKAAGADDPDELAAIRRAETRIQTASLAKGIKAH; this is translated from the coding sequence ATGGCCGAACTGACCGTCGACGTGGTCTCGGTCGACCGCAACCTGTGGTCGGGCAAGGCCAAGAACGTCGTGGCGAAGACGCCGGAGGGTGACATCGGCATCCTGCCGGGTCACGAGCCCGTGCTCGCGCTGCTGGTGGAGAGCCCGCTGCGGATCGAGTCGGTCGAGGGCACCAAGGTCCTCATCGCGGTGCACGGCGGGTTCTTCTCCGTCGACAGCGACGTGGTGACGATCCTGGCCGAGACCGCCGAGCTGGCCGAGGAGATCGACATCGACCGGGCCAAGCTGGCGCTGGACCGGGCCAAGGCCGCGGGCGCTGACGACCCGGACGAGCTGGCCGCCATCCGGCGCGCGGAGACGCGGATCCAGACCGCCTCGCTGGCCAAGGGCATCAAGGCGCACTAG
- the atpB gene encoding F0F1 ATP synthase subunit A: MPEQVLASAWGCHFGSECDFPAPGAEIFSFDPLFTFTFLGIDFNVGKPTILLVIAVVLVAGFFIWAFHKPKLVPRGVQNVAEVGYSFIRDGIARDTIGKDGDKYVPFLFSLFFFVWILNFMGILPFAQFPVTSQFAIPVAFALIVYLTWVPLGIVKQGPVKFFTNMMFPPGVPKPMYVLLAPIEFVSNILVRPFTHAVRLFANMFAGHLLIVTFSVAAWYLFSASVIGLVGSAASFAITVALTGFEVLIQALQAYIFTLLTAVYIAGALHPEH; the protein is encoded by the coding sequence GTGCCTGAGCAGGTGCTCGCCAGCGCGTGGGGGTGCCACTTCGGCTCCGAGTGCGATTTCCCCGCACCGGGGGCGGAGATCTTCTCCTTCGACCCGCTGTTCACCTTCACCTTCCTGGGCATCGACTTCAACGTCGGCAAGCCGACGATCCTGCTGGTGATCGCGGTGGTGCTGGTCGCCGGGTTCTTCATCTGGGCGTTCCACAAGCCGAAGCTGGTTCCCCGCGGCGTGCAGAACGTCGCCGAGGTCGGCTACTCGTTCATCCGCGACGGGATCGCCCGCGACACGATCGGCAAGGACGGCGACAAGTACGTCCCGTTCCTGTTCTCGCTGTTCTTCTTCGTCTGGATCCTCAACTTCATGGGGATCCTGCCGTTCGCGCAGTTCCCGGTGACCTCGCAGTTCGCCATCCCGGTCGCGTTCGCCCTGATCGTCTACCTGACCTGGGTGCCGCTGGGCATCGTCAAGCAGGGGCCGGTCAAGTTCTTCACCAACATGATGTTCCCGCCGGGCGTGCCCAAGCCGATGTACGTGCTGCTGGCGCCGATCGAGTTCGTCTCGAACATCCTGGTCCGCCCGTTCACGCACGCCGTGCGTCTGTTCGCCAACATGTTCGCCGGCCACCTTCTGATCGTGACGTTCTCCGTGGCCGCCTGGTACCTGTTCAGCGCCAGCGTCATCGGCCTGGTCGGCTCCGCCGCGTCGTTCGCGATCACGGTCGCGCTCACCGGCTTCGAGGTCCTGATCCAGGCCCTGCAGGCCTACATCTTCACGCTGCTCACCGCGGTCTACATCGCCGGTGCGCTGCATCCCGAGCACTGA
- a CDS encoding MraY family glycosyltransferase has protein sequence MREYLLCLMAAAAVTYLTTPLARRVATRWGALAEVRDRDVHDAPTPRLGGLAMLLGLLAALLLASKLPMMSAVFDDGSREPIALLSGAAVIVALGVIDDRWGLDAPTKLAGQVLAAGVMAFQGIAIIWLPIGGTLVLDPLTSVLLTVLVVLVTVNAINFVDGLDGLAAGIVAISALAFFVYSYLLSVEYGFERATLATLVSAALVGMCVGFLPHNWYPARLFMGDTGSMLIGLLLATSTITLTGQVDPGALQGAALVPALLPILLPLAVVAIPLADLALAVVRRTRARRSPFAPDKMHLHHRLLEMGHSQSRAVLLMYGWTAVVAGGAVASAFVSPAVTVLLVLAGVVLLVLAARRVRRPPAASAAGLGRDRLLG, from the coding sequence GTGCGCGAGTACCTGCTGTGCCTCATGGCGGCGGCGGCGGTCACGTACCTGACCACCCCGCTGGCACGGCGGGTCGCGACGCGGTGGGGTGCCCTCGCGGAGGTGCGTGACCGCGACGTCCACGACGCGCCGACCCCGCGGCTCGGCGGCCTGGCGATGCTCCTGGGCCTGCTGGCCGCACTGCTGCTCGCCAGCAAGCTGCCGATGATGAGCGCGGTCTTCGACGACGGCTCCCGGGAGCCGATCGCGCTGCTGTCGGGGGCCGCCGTGATCGTCGCCCTCGGGGTGATCGACGACCGCTGGGGCCTGGACGCCCCCACGAAACTGGCCGGCCAGGTCCTCGCGGCCGGCGTGATGGCGTTCCAGGGCATCGCGATCATCTGGCTGCCGATCGGCGGGACGCTCGTCCTGGACCCGCTCACCAGCGTGCTGCTCACGGTGCTGGTGGTGCTGGTGACGGTCAACGCCATCAACTTCGTCGACGGACTCGACGGTCTGGCGGCGGGCATCGTGGCCATCTCCGCGCTGGCGTTCTTCGTCTACTCGTACCTGCTGTCGGTGGAGTACGGCTTCGAGCGGGCGACGCTGGCGACGCTGGTCAGCGCCGCCCTGGTCGGCATGTGCGTGGGGTTCCTGCCGCACAACTGGTACCCGGCCCGCCTCTTCATGGGCGACACCGGCTCCATGCTCATCGGCCTGCTGCTGGCGACGAGCACGATCACGCTCACCGGCCAGGTGGACCCCGGTGCCCTGCAGGGCGCCGCCCTCGTGCCCGCGCTGCTGCCCATCCTGCTGCCGCTGGCGGTGGTCGCGATCCCGCTCGCGGACCTGGCCCTGGCGGTCGTGCGGCGCACCCGCGCCCGGCGCTCCCCGTTCGCGCCGGACAAGATGCACCTGCACCACCGGCTGCTGGAGATGGGGCACTCGCAGTCCCGCGCGGTGCTGCTGATGTACGGCTGGACGGCGGTGGTCGCCGGTGGGGCAGTGGCCAGCGCGTTCGTCTCTCCCGCGGTCACGGTCCTGCTGGTCCTCGCCGGCGTGGTCCTGCTGGTCCTGGCCGCGCGCCGCGTCCGACGGCCACCGGCGGCGTCCGCCGCCGGATTGGGCCGGGACCGGCTCCTGGGATAG
- a CDS encoding F0F1 ATP synthase subunit delta yields the protein MIGASRESIAGLREQLDGLRSDPGFAALSGELLAVADLLGREKALRLTLSDSGQPERVRADLVSSLLSGRVSALTLDVVQRIVRARWSTDADLVDAVEQLGAQAAFTTAEADGSLDRVEEEIFRFGRVIDASPELQMLITDPAQPAAAKAAVIRDLLGERTAPATAQLLEYLAGHLHGRRVDAAVATLSDLAAQQQQRVVAEVTCAVSLDADQQRRLADALSRLKGRQVRLNVIVDPDVVGGVSVRIGDEVIDGTVASRLEQARRALLG from the coding sequence ATGATCGGGGCCAGCCGGGAGAGCATCGCCGGGCTGCGCGAGCAGCTCGACGGGCTGCGCAGCGACCCGGGGTTCGCCGCCCTGTCCGGCGAGCTGCTGGCCGTCGCCGACCTGCTCGGCCGGGAGAAGGCGCTGCGCCTGACCCTGTCCGACTCCGGTCAGCCCGAGCGGGTCCGTGCTGACCTCGTCTCGTCCCTCCTGTCCGGCCGGGTCTCCGCGCTCACGCTCGACGTCGTCCAGCGCATCGTCCGGGCCCGCTGGTCCACCGACGCCGACCTGGTCGACGCGGTGGAGCAGCTCGGCGCCCAGGCCGCCTTCACGACCGCCGAGGCCGACGGGTCCCTGGACCGGGTGGAGGAGGAGATCTTCCGGTTCGGCCGGGTCATCGACGCCTCGCCCGAGCTGCAGATGCTGATCACCGACCCGGCGCAGCCGGCTGCGGCCAAGGCCGCGGTGATCCGTGACCTCCTCGGGGAGCGGACCGCGCCGGCCACGGCGCAGCTGCTGGAGTACCTCGCCGGCCACCTGCACGGTCGACGGGTCGACGCGGCGGTGGCCACTCTCAGCGACCTCGCCGCGCAGCAACAGCAGCGGGTCGTGGCCGAGGTCACCTGCGCGGTGTCCCTCGACGCCGACCAGCAGCGCCGGCTCGCCGACGCGCTCAGCCGGCTCAAGGGCCGGCAGGTCCGGCTCAACGTGATCGTCGACCCCGACGTCGTCGGCGGCGTGTCCGTGCGGATCGGTGACGAGGTCATCGACGGCACGGTCGCCAGCCGGCTCGAGCAGGCCCGCCGGGCGCTGCTCGGCTGA
- the atpA gene encoding F0F1 ATP synthase subunit alpha, with protein MTELTIRPEEIRDAIERNVESYSPETAREEVGRVVETGDGIARVEGLHSAMTNELLEFEGGLLGVALNLDVREIGVVLLGDGSAIEEGQLVKRTGEVLSVPVGDGYLGRVVDPLGNPIDGLGPITAEDRRALELQAPTVVQRQPVKEAMLTGIKAIDAMTAIGRGQRQLIIGDRQTGKTAVAIDTIINQRENWESGDPAKQVKCIYVAIGQKGSTIASVKGALEEYGAMAYTTIVAAPASDPAGFKYLAPYTGSAIGQHWMYNGQHVLIIFDDLSKQAEAYRAVSLLLRRPPGREAYPGDVFYLHSRLLERCAKLSAEMGAGSMTGLPIIETKANDVSAYIPTNVISITDGQCFLESDLFNSGVRPAINVGISVSRVGGSAQPKGMRKVAGRLRLDLAQFRELEAFAAFGSDLDAASKAQLERGARLVELLKQPQYQPFPVEQEIVSVWSGTTGKLDDVPVDEIRRFDREFLDYVGRDHKAILDSIRQTGDLSDDTVALLESAIAEFKKQYTTNSGQMLVKDEPVANLPEDEIAPTQITRVKRG; from the coding sequence ATGACGGAGCTGACGATCCGGCCGGAGGAGATCCGGGACGCGATCGAGCGGAACGTGGAGTCGTACTCCCCCGAGACCGCGCGCGAGGAGGTCGGGCGCGTCGTCGAGACCGGCGACGGCATCGCCCGCGTCGAGGGTCTGCACTCGGCGATGACCAACGAGCTGCTGGAGTTCGAGGGCGGCCTGCTCGGCGTCGCGCTCAACCTCGACGTCCGCGAGATCGGCGTCGTGCTGCTCGGCGACGGGTCGGCGATCGAGGAGGGCCAGCTGGTCAAGCGGACCGGCGAGGTCCTGTCCGTGCCCGTCGGCGACGGCTACCTCGGCCGCGTCGTCGACCCGCTGGGCAACCCGATCGACGGCCTCGGCCCGATCACGGCGGAGGACCGCCGGGCCCTGGAGCTGCAGGCGCCCACGGTGGTGCAGCGCCAGCCGGTGAAGGAGGCCATGCTCACCGGCATCAAGGCCATCGACGCCATGACGGCCATCGGCCGCGGTCAGCGCCAGCTGATCATCGGCGACCGCCAGACCGGCAAGACCGCGGTGGCGATCGACACGATCATCAACCAGCGCGAGAACTGGGAGTCCGGCGACCCGGCCAAGCAGGTCAAGTGCATCTACGTCGCGATCGGCCAGAAGGGCTCCACCATTGCCTCGGTCAAGGGGGCGCTGGAGGAGTACGGCGCGATGGCCTACACGACCATCGTCGCGGCGCCCGCGTCCGACCCGGCGGGCTTCAAGTACCTCGCCCCCTACACCGGCTCGGCCATCGGCCAGCACTGGATGTACAACGGCCAGCACGTCCTGATCATCTTCGACGACCTGTCCAAGCAGGCCGAGGCCTACCGCGCGGTGTCCCTGCTGCTGCGCCGCCCGCCCGGCCGCGAGGCCTACCCCGGCGACGTCTTCTACCTGCACTCGCGGCTGCTCGAGCGCTGCGCCAAGCTCAGCGCCGAGATGGGCGCGGGCTCGATGACCGGCCTGCCGATCATCGAGACGAAGGCCAATGACGTGTCGGCGTACATCCCGACCAACGTCATCTCCATCACCGACGGGCAGTGCTTCCTGGAGTCCGACCTGTTCAACTCCGGCGTCCGCCCGGCCATCAACGTCGGCATCTCGGTGTCCCGGGTCGGCGGGTCCGCGCAGCCCAAGGGGATGCGCAAGGTGGCCGGTCGGCTGCGTCTGGACCTTGCCCAGTTCCGCGAGCTGGAGGCGTTCGCGGCGTTCGGCTCCGACCTCGACGCCGCGTCGAAGGCCCAGCTGGAGCGCGGGGCCCGCCTGGTCGAGCTGCTCAAGCAGCCGCAGTACCAGCCGTTCCCGGTCGAGCAGGAGATCGTGTCGGTGTGGTCGGGTACGACCGGCAAGCTCGACGACGTGCCGGTCGACGAGATTCGCCGGTTCGACCGCGAGTTCCTCGACTACGTGGGGCGCGACCACAAGGCGATCCTGGACAGCATCCGCCAGACCGGTGACCTGTCCGACGACACGGTGGCGCTGCTCGAGAGTGCCATTGCGGAGTTCAAGAAGCAGTACACGACCAACTCCGGCCAGATGCTGGTGAAGGACGAGCCGGTGGCGAACCTCCCCGAGGACGAGATCGCCCCCACCCAGATCACCCGGGTCAAGCGGGGCTGA
- the murA gene encoding UDP-N-acetylglucosamine 1-carboxyvinyltransferase, which translates to MEALRVVGGTRLTGEVRVTGAKNSVLKLMAAALLAEGTTTLTEVPDILDVEIMAELLRRLGCDVVHDRPGATLAITVPERPFHQADYDLVRRMRASICVLGPLVARCGEADVALPGGDNIGSRGLDMHVSGLERMGANVDSEHGYLLARAGEGLSGAPIWLDFPSVGATETLLMAAVTARGTTVIDNAAREPEIVDICRMLEAMGAKIGGIGTSTLEIEGVDRLSPVTHRTVSDRIVAGTWAVAAAITGGDVEIANANAHHLEIALNKLASAGASISLTDNGFRVSMDRRPRAVDVVTLPYPGFPTDLQPQFIALNAVADGAGMVTENLFEARFRFVNELVRLGADVRTDGHHALVRGRSALSGAPVEATDIRAGAGLVLAGLVAEGATTIYEVHHIDRGYAGFVESLRALGADVTRVPVEAALHPHPVAP; encoded by the coding sequence ATGGAGGCGCTGCGGGTGGTCGGGGGCACCCGGCTCACCGGTGAGGTGCGCGTCACAGGGGCGAAGAACAGCGTCCTGAAGCTGATGGCCGCGGCGCTGCTGGCCGAGGGCACCACCACCCTCACCGAGGTGCCGGACATCCTCGACGTCGAGATCATGGCCGAGCTGCTGCGCCGGCTGGGCTGCGACGTCGTCCACGACCGGCCCGGCGCCACGCTGGCGATCACGGTCCCGGAGCGGCCATTCCACCAGGCCGACTACGACCTGGTCCGGCGGATGCGGGCCTCGATCTGCGTCCTCGGCCCGCTGGTCGCCCGCTGCGGCGAGGCGGACGTCGCGCTGCCCGGGGGCGACAACATCGGCTCCCGCGGGCTGGACATGCACGTGTCCGGCCTGGAGCGTATGGGCGCCAACGTCGACAGCGAGCACGGCTACCTGCTCGCACGGGCGGGGGAGGGGCTGTCCGGAGCCCCCATCTGGCTGGACTTCCCCAGCGTGGGGGCGACGGAGACGCTGCTGATGGCCGCGGTCACCGCGCGGGGGACCACGGTCATCGACAACGCCGCCCGCGAGCCGGAGATCGTCGACATCTGCCGGATGCTCGAGGCGATGGGCGCCAAGATCGGCGGCATCGGCACGTCCACCCTGGAGATCGAGGGCGTGGATCGGCTGTCGCCGGTGACGCACCGCACCGTGTCCGACCGGATCGTCGCCGGGACCTGGGCGGTGGCGGCCGCGATCACCGGCGGGGACGTCGAGATCGCCAATGCCAATGCCCACCACCTGGAGATCGCGCTGAACAAGCTGGCCAGCGCGGGGGCGTCGATCTCGTTGACCGACAACGGCTTCCGGGTCTCGATGGACCGCCGCCCGCGCGCCGTCGACGTCGTCACGCTGCCCTATCCCGGCTTCCCGACCGACTTGCAGCCGCAGTTCATCGCGCTCAACGCGGTGGCCGACGGCGCCGGGATGGTCACCGAGAACCTGTTCGAGGCCCGGTTCCGGTTCGTCAACGAGCTGGTCCGCCTCGGTGCCGACGTACGTACGGACGGGCACCACGCGCTCGTGCGCGGCCGCAGCGCGCTCAGTGGGGCACCGGTCGAGGCGACCGACATCCGGGCCGGCGCCGGGCTCGTGCTGGCCGGGCTGGTCGCCGAGGGTGCGACCACCATCTACGAGGTGCACCACATCGACCGCGGCTACGCCGGCTTCGTGGAGTCGCTGCGGGCGCTGGGCGCGGACGTCACCCGCGTCCCGGTCGAGGCCGCGCTGCACCCCCACCCCGTCGCCCCCTGA
- a CDS encoding F0F1 ATP synthase subunit B, producing the protein MSLLAAAEEGGNSVLSVPLDELILGTLAFLIVFFLLAKLALPGIRKTLDERADAIEGGIKRAEDAQAEAQSTLEAYRAQLAQAREEAAAIRAQAQADRQSIIEEARTEAAAAAAAVTARAEAQMEAERSQTMSTLKREVGALAMTLADKIVGESLTDDARARATVDRFLADLETSAGTTTGETGR; encoded by the coding sequence GTGTCGTTGCTAGCAGCAGCCGAAGAGGGCGGCAACAGCGTCCTGTCGGTCCCGCTCGACGAGCTGATCCTCGGGACGCTGGCGTTCCTCATCGTCTTCTTCCTCCTCGCGAAGCTGGCGCTGCCGGGGATCCGGAAGACGCTGGACGAGCGCGCCGACGCCATCGAGGGCGGGATCAAGCGGGCCGAGGACGCCCAGGCCGAGGCGCAGTCGACGCTCGAGGCCTACCGCGCCCAGCTCGCCCAGGCGCGCGAGGAGGCGGCCGCCATCCGGGCCCAGGCCCAGGCGGACCGGCAGTCCATCATCGAGGAGGCCCGGACGGAGGCGGCGGCCGCGGCCGCCGCGGTCACCGCCCGCGCCGAGGCGCAGATGGAGGCCGAGCGCAGCCAGACCATGTCGACGCTCAAGCGCGAGGTGGGCGCGTTGGCCATGACGCTCGCGGACAAGATCGTCGGTGAGTCCCTCACCGACGACGCCCGCGCCCGGGCGACGGTCGACCGCTTCCTCGCCGACCTCGAGACGTCGGCGGGGACCACCACCGGCGAGACGGGGCGCTGA
- a CDS encoding F0F1 ATP synthase subunit gamma — MGAQLRVYRRRIRSVQATKKITKAMELIASSRIVKAQQRVEAAAPYTRHLIAAVSAAASHATDVSKHPLTAKARLNDRAALLLITADRGLAGAYSTNAIREGEALTGTLRGERGMEVVPYVVGRKGASFYRFRGREMGGEYTGFTDQPTFADAKRIADDLLARFLTKTEEGGVDEIHIVYTHFLSMVTQEPRVRRILPLEVVDQVVPLEDASDLPFPLYEFEPSPEAVLDALLPQYVQNVVYGALLLSAASEHAARRRAMKSATDNAEELIRTLTRQANQARQAEITQEISEIVGGADALASATAGS, encoded by the coding sequence ATGGGAGCCCAGCTCAGGGTCTACCGACGACGGATCCGCTCCGTCCAGGCGACCAAGAAGATCACCAAGGCGATGGAGCTCATCGCCTCGTCCCGCATCGTCAAGGCGCAGCAGCGGGTCGAGGCGGCGGCGCCCTACACCCGCCACCTCATCGCCGCCGTGTCGGCGGCCGCCTCACACGCGACGGACGTCTCCAAGCACCCGCTGACGGCCAAGGCCCGGCTCAACGACCGTGCCGCCCTGCTGCTCATCACGGCCGACCGCGGCCTGGCCGGCGCCTACTCGACCAACGCCATCCGCGAGGGCGAGGCGCTGACCGGGACGCTGCGCGGGGAGCGCGGCATGGAGGTCGTCCCGTACGTCGTCGGCCGCAAGGGCGCGTCGTTCTACCGGTTCCGCGGCCGGGAGATGGGCGGGGAGTACACCGGCTTCACCGACCAGCCCACCTTCGCCGATGCCAAGCGGATCGCCGACGACCTGCTCGCGCGGTTCCTCACCAAGACCGAGGAGGGTGGGGTGGACGAGATCCACATCGTGTATACCCACTTCCTGTCGATGGTGACCCAGGAGCCGCGGGTCCGCCGGATCCTGCCGCTGGAGGTCGTCGACCAGGTGGTCCCCCTGGAGGACGCCTCCGACCTGCCGTTCCCGCTGTACGAGTTCGAGCCCTCCCCGGAGGCCGTGCTCGACGCGCTCCTCCCGCAGTACGTCCAGAACGTCGTCTACGGCGCACTGCTGCTGTCCGCGGCGTCCGAGCACGCCGCCCGCCGACGCGCGATGAAGTCCGCGACGGACAACGCCGAAGAGCTCATCCGCACCCTCACCCGTCAGGCCAACCAGGCCCGCCAGGCAGAGATCACCCAGGAGATCAGCGAGATCGTCGGCGGAGCCGACGCGCTGGCGTCCGCCACCGCAGGGAGTTGA
- the atpD gene encoding F0F1 ATP synthase subunit beta → MTATTETATTDTAAPGVGRVARVTGPVVDVEFPDGAIPELYNALHVDVDFGEGEEGGGARLLTLEVAQHIGDNMIRAISMQPTDGLVRGAEVRDTGEAITVPVGDVTKGHVWNTLGIPLDVPASSLDITERWGIHRSAPPFDQLEAKTEVFATGIKVIDLLTPYVKGGKIGLFGGAGVGKTVLIQEMIYRVAENFGGVSVFAGVGERTREGNDLFLEMTESGVIEKTALVFGQMDEPPGTRLRVALSALTMAEYFRDVQKQDVLLFIDNIFRFTQAGSEVSTLLGRMPSAVGYQPTLADEMGQLQERITSTRGHSITSLQAIYVPADDLTDPAPATTFAHLDATTVLSRPISELGIYPAVDPLDSSSRILDPRYVGDEHYAVAARVKEILQRYKDLQDIIAILGIDELSEEDKILVNRARRIQRFLSQNMFVAEAFTGQPGSFVPVEETIASFKALAEGEYDHIPEQAFFMCGGIEDVERNAKKLAG, encoded by the coding sequence ATGACCGCCACGACTGAGACGGCCACGACCGACACGGCGGCCCCCGGCGTCGGCCGCGTCGCCCGGGTCACCGGCCCGGTCGTCGACGTGGAGTTCCCCGACGGCGCCATCCCCGAGCTCTACAACGCCCTGCACGTGGACGTGGACTTCGGCGAGGGCGAGGAGGGCGGCGGCGCCCGCCTGCTCACCCTCGAGGTCGCCCAGCACATCGGCGACAACATGATCCGCGCCATCTCGATGCAGCCGACCGACGGCCTGGTCCGCGGGGCCGAGGTACGCGACACCGGTGAGGCGATCACCGTCCCCGTCGGCGACGTGACCAAGGGCCACGTGTGGAACACCCTGGGCATCCCGCTGGACGTGCCGGCCTCGTCGCTGGACATCACCGAGCGCTGGGGCATCCACCGGTCCGCGCCGCCCTTCGACCAGCTCGAGGCCAAGACCGAGGTCTTCGCGACCGGCATCAAGGTCATCGACCTGCTCACGCCGTACGTCAAGGGCGGCAAGATCGGCCTGTTCGGCGGCGCCGGCGTGGGCAAGACGGTCCTGATCCAGGAGATGATCTACCGCGTCGCCGAGAACTTCGGCGGCGTGTCGGTGTTCGCCGGCGTGGGTGAGCGCACCCGCGAGGGCAACGACCTGTTCCTGGAGATGACCGAGTCCGGCGTCATCGAGAAGACCGCGCTGGTGTTCGGCCAGATGGACGAGCCGCCGGGCACCCGCCTGCGCGTGGCGCTGTCCGCGCTGACCATGGCGGAGTACTTCCGCGACGTGCAGAAGCAGGACGTGCTGCTGTTCATCGACAACATCTTCCGGTTCACCCAGGCCGGCTCCGAGGTGTCCACCCTGCTGGGCCGGATGCCCTCAGCGGTGGGTTACCAGCCGACGCTGGCTGACGAGATGGGTCAGCTGCAGGAGCGGATCACCTCGACCCGCGGCCACTCGATCACCTCGCTGCAGGCGATCTACGTACCCGCCGACGACCTGACCGACCCGGCGCCGGCGACCACCTTCGCCCACCTCGACGCCACCACGGTGCTGTCGCGGCCGATCTCCGAGCTGGGCATCTACCCGGCTGTGGACCCGCTGGACTCCAGCTCCCGGATCCTCGACCCGCGCTACGTCGGTGACGAGCACTACGCGGTCGCCGCGCGCGTGAAGGAGATCCTCCAGCGCTACAAGGACCTGCAGGACATCATCGCGATCCTCGGCATCGACGAGCTGTCCGAGGAGGACAAGATCCTGGTCAACCGGGCGCGCCGGATCCAGCGCTTCCTGTCGCAGAACATGTTCGTGGCCGAGGCGTTCACCGGCCAGCCCGGCTCGTTCGTCCCCGTCGAGGAGACGATCGCGTCGTTCAAGGCGCTGGCCGAGGGCGAGTACGACCACATCCCCGAGCAGGCCTTCTTCATGTGCGGCGGCATCGAGGACGTGGAGCGCAACGCCAAGAAGCTGGCGGGCTGA
- a CDS encoding cob(I)yrinic acid a,c-diamide adenosyltransferase, producing the protein MVNLTRIYTRTGDDGTTALSDMSRTRKTDPRLAAYADVDEANCAIGVALALGDLPDDVADLLRRIQNDLFDVGADLSTPVVPDPEYPPLRVEPEYVTRLEEACDHYNERLEPLRSFILPGGTAGAALLHTARTVVRRAERSTWAAYEEHGDTMTALPARYLNRLSDLLFILARCANVDAGGDVLWRPGGERQS; encoded by the coding sequence ATGGTCAACCTGACGCGGATCTATACCCGGACCGGCGACGACGGAACCACCGCCCTGAGTGACATGTCCCGCACCCGCAAGACGGATCCGCGGCTGGCCGCGTACGCGGACGTCGACGAGGCCAACTGCGCCATCGGTGTCGCCCTCGCCCTCGGTGACCTGCCCGACGACGTTGCGGACCTGCTGAGGCGGATCCAGAACGACCTGTTCGACGTGGGTGCCGACCTGTCCACCCCGGTCGTCCCCGACCCGGAGTACCCGCCGCTGCGGGTCGAACCGGAGTACGTCACCCGGCTGGAGGAGGCCTGCGACCACTACAACGAGCGGCTGGAGCCGCTGCGGTCGTTCATCCTGCCCGGGGGCACCGCGGGCGCCGCGCTGCTGCACACCGCCCGCACCGTGGTCCGGCGTGCCGAGCGGTCCACCTGGGCGGCGTACGAGGAGCACGGCGACACCATGACCGCGTTACCGGCCCGCTACCTCAACCGGCTGTCCGACCTGCTGTTCATCCTGGCCCGCTGCGCGAACGTGGACGCCGGTGGCGACGTGCTGTGGCGCCCCGGCGGCGAACGTCAGAGCTGA